A single Cottoperca gobio chromosome 7, fCotGob3.1, whole genome shotgun sequence DNA region contains:
- the cox4i2 gene encoding cytochrome c oxidase subunit 4 isoform 2, mitochondrial has protein sequence MLRLTAGRVGSLVVSRATVAWTTSSARMASHTHEVTEMVDMSQPMYLDSQETPLPDKPYKDVLTAADKSLKQKEKGPWSQLSKEEKIALYRLSFCQTFAEMKQPSAEWKTVTGGIFIVLGITGLVVLWQSAYVYPPPPRTFGEEWQAKQVQRMLDMRVNPIEGFSANWDYEKGQWK, from the exons ATGCTCCGCCTGACTGCAGGACGCGTCGGAAGCCTGGTGGTCAGTCGCGCGACAGTGGCCTGGACTACCAGCAGCGCGAGGATGGCGAGCCACACTCACG aGGTGACCGAGATGGTGGACATGTCTCAGCCGATGTACTTGGACAGTCAAGAAACCCCTCTGCCTGACAAACCCTACAAAGATGTCCTGACTGCTGCTGACAAGAGCCtgaagcagaaggagaaagGACCCTGGAGCCAGCTGAGCAAAGAGGAGAAGATAGCGT TGTACCGGCTCTCCTTCTGCCAGACCTTCGCAGAGATGAAGCAGCCGTCAGCAGAGTGGAAGACTGTCACAGGGGGAATCTTTATCGTTCTCGGCATCACTGGCCTGGTGGTCTTGTGGCAGTCGGCCTACG TGTACCCTCCACCTCCCAGGACGTTTGGCGAAGAGTGGCAGGCCAAACAGGTACAGAGGATGTTGGACATGAGGGTGAACCCCATTGAGGGCTTCTCGGCCAACTGGGACTATGAGAAGGGCCAGTGGAAGTAG